The nucleotide sequence CACGGCGAAGAGACCGCCATCCAGTGCAATTTGTCGAGCTGGTATGTCGATCCGGCCTACCGCAACTACGCCCCGCTGCTGACCAAGATCGCGCAGCGGCACAAGGACGTCACCTATCTGAACATCAGCCCGGCACCGTGGACCTGGCCCATCATCGAAACGCAGGGCTTCCGCGCCTATTGCAGGGGCATATTCTTCTCCGTGCCTGCGCTGGCGCGTCCCCCGCGCTGGAGCAAGATCGAGGTCATCCCGCAGCACATCAAGACGATCGAGGGACTTTCCGACGACGAGACCGAGCTTTTGACGCGGCATGCGCGCTACAATTGCCTCAGCCTCGTCTGCCGCACGCCGCAAGGAGCGTTCCCCTTCATCCTGCAACCGGTGCGCATCCGCCGCGGTTTCATCGCCCCGCCCGCGATGAAGCTGATCTATTGCCGCAGCGCCGCCGAATACGCCGCCTGCGCAGGCCGCATCGGCCGGCTGCTGCTGCGGCTCGGCAAGATCGCGGTCGCGGTCGATTCCAACGGCCCGATTCCCGGTCTCGCCGGTATTTATACCGAGCGCCGCGGCCGCAAATATTTCAAGGGCCCGCATCGGCCGCAGCTCGCCGACCTCACCGATACGGAACTCGTGCTGTACGGGCCATAGCAGCGGCCGCAGCCTCCCCTCCTTCCCGTGAAGGATAGCTCGGCGCCCGCGGTATGACCCCACCAGTCAGTGTCGGTGAGTTCCCGCGCATTCGCGTGCCGGCGCACGCATCTCTCCATCGCCAGTCACCCTCCGTAAACTACTGCGCTTAAGGGAATTTTCCCGCCTCTTCGCTACCCTCGGCGACTGAATTACGTTGCGCCAAGTTTATTGCCCGCCGAGACCCTGTCGATCCCATGACGTCGACCTGCGATAACGAGCCCGGTGCACGCCGCGAACAGAGCCCGGAAGCTCTTGTCGCGCTGAGCCAGCTTGCGCTCGACCATATGGAGCAGGGCGTCTGCGTCTACGACGCCGACAACCGGATCGTGCTGGTCAACCAGCGCTACCTCTCCTTTTTCAACATGTCGGCCGATATCGTGCGGGTCGGCACGAGCTACCGCGAGGTGCTGACGCACAGCGCGACGCGCGGCAACTTTCCGGAAGGCGAGCTCGATGCGCTGTATTCGGCGCGGATCGCACAGATCGCAGCCGGCAAGCCATTCCGGACCGAGCAGCATCTGGCGAGCGGCCTCGTCATGGCGCTGGAGCTGAAGCCCCTCCCCGGCGGCGGCTGGATGACGATCTGCGACGACGTCAGCCGTCTCGCCCGGCTCGAGGCAGAATTGCGCGTGCAGACCGAGCGCAGCCAGCACGCGCTCGCCAACATGTCGCACGGCCTCATCATGTATGACACCGACGACCGCGTCGTCGTCTGCAACGAGCGGTTCCTGAACCTCTACAACCTCGACCCCGAGATCGTGAAGCCGGGTATCCCGCATGGCACGGTGATTGAGCACTGGATGTCGCGCGGCAATTTGCCGGGCATGTCGGCGGACGAATTCCACGACACCAGGCTGGAGGACGTGCGCACCAGGAAGGCGAAGACCCTGCTGGTGATGCGCTACGACGGACGGATGGTGCAGGCGGTGTCCCGCTTCCTGCCCGACGGCGGCTGGGTGACGGTGCATGAGGACGTCACGGAGCGGCTGCAATACGAGGAAACGCTGAGACAACAGAACTTCATCCTCGATGCGGCGCTGGAGAACATGGCGCACGGGCTCGCCTTCTACGACAGCGACATGCGCCTGCGCGTCTGCAACACCACCTACCGCAAGATCTACCGGCTGTCACCGGAGGAGACCAGGCCCGGCACGCACCTCGCCGAGCTGATCGAACGCTCGATGGCAAACGGCGCGTTTGCGTCCGAATACAGTCCCCAGCAGCTTCTGGAGGCCGCCAGCGCGCGGATCGCGAACCGCGATTCCTCGCCGATGCGCCGGCGCATGTCGAACGACACCGTGATCTCGGTCAGATACTGCGCCCTTCCCGAGGGCGGCTTCGTCGCAACTTACGAGGACATCACCGAGCGCGAGCGCGCGATCGAGGAGCTGAGCGAGCAATATCGGCGCTTCGACGCGGCGCTGAACAACATGAGCCAGGGCCTGTGCATGCTCGATTCGAGCCTGCACGTCATCGTCTGCAACCGCCGCTACATCGAGATGTACGGCTTGTCGCCCGACGTCGTGAAGCCCGGCGTCTCGATGCGCGAGATCATGGAGCACAGCTGCGATCTGGGCATCCATCAGAACACGACGGCCGCGCGGCTCTATGCCGATTATGTCGAGCGGCTGCGCGAAGGCGAGCACACGCTGCACCGCCACTTGAGCGACGGCCGCATCATCAAGCTCAATCACAAGCGGATGGAGCATGGCGGCTGGGTCGTTACCTATGAGGACGTCACCGAGCGCCACAAGGCCCAGGCCCGCGTCGCGCACATGGCGCGGCATGATTCGCTCACCGACCTGCCCAACCGAACGCTGTTCCGCGAGAAGATGGGCGAGGGGCTGAACCAGGTCGCGATCGCCGGCGGCGCCATGGCCGTGCTGTGCTTCGACCTCGACAATTTCAAGACCGTCAACGACCGGCTCGGCCACGCCGCCGGCGACCGGCTGCTGCGCTGGGTCGCGGCACGATTGAAGGAGAATGTCGGCGAGCACGATACCGTCGCCCGCCTCGGCGGCGACGAATTCGCCGTTCTCCAGCGCGGACCGCAGCCGCAATCGGCGGAAAGGCTCGCCCGCCACCTGGTCGAGATCATCGGCCATCCGCCGCCGCTGGAGAGCCAGTCGATCCATGTCGGCGTCTCCGTCGGCATCGCGATCGCGCCCGATCACGGGCTCGATGCCGACGAGCTGATGAAATGCGCCGACCTCGCGCTGTACCAGGCCAAGGCCAAAGGCCGCGGCGTCTTTCAGCTGTTCGAGCCCGAGATGGAGGAAGAGGCGCGCAGCCGGCATGCGCTGGAGCAGGACCTGCGCGGCGCGCTGGAAGCCAGCGAATTCCATCTGGTGTTCCAACCGCAGGTGCGGCTCGACACAACCGAACTCACCGGCTTCGAGGCGCTGCTGCGCTGGAAACATCCGTCACGCGGCTTCGTCTCCCCCGCCGAATTCATTCCGCTTGCGGAGGAGAACGGGTTGATCGTTCCGATCGGCGAGTGGGTGCTGCGCACGGCCTGCGCGACCGCGGCATCCTGGCCGGATGTCACCGTCGCGGTCAATTTGTCGCCGGTGCAATTCCGCTCGCGCGGGCTGGTCGCGATGGTCACGAGCGCACTCGCCGAAGCCGGCCTGCCGCCGCAGCGGCTCGAGCTCGAGGTCACCGAAACGGCGCTGCTCGATGACAGTGAGGCGACGATCGAGATCCTGCACCAGCTCCGCGCGTTAGGAGTGCGCGTCAGCCTCGACGATTTCGGCGTCGGCTATTCCTCGCTGAGCTACTTACGCAAATTTCCGTTCGATCGCATCAAGATCGACCGCTCCTTCGTCGGCACGCTCGGCGAAAGCCCGGAGAGCATCGCCATCGTTCGCACCATCGCCAGCCTCGGCTCCGTGCTCGGCGTCGAGACCACGGCGGAGGGCGTCGAAACGATCGAGCAGCTCGACTTCGTCCGCGAGTGCGGCTGCACCGCGGTGCAGGGATATTATTTCGGCAAGCCCTGCCCGGCGGCCGAAGTCGGACGCACGATCGAGACGCTGACCGCGGTTCGACGCGTGGCGTAAGGGCTTCCACCCCGTCAAATTCCGTCTCTCGGCACG is from Bradyrhizobium xenonodulans and encodes:
- a CDS encoding acyl-CoA acyltransferase; the encoded protein is MIHTKVRCREITEADVEKVADLLTRGFVGRSRNYWMQGLRRQAFRPVPEGYPRFGYMLDNDGEPVGVLLLIYTTRKHGEETAIQCNLSSWYVDPAYRNYAPLLTKIAQRHKDVTYLNISPAPWTWPIIETQGFRAYCRGIFFSVPALARPPRWSKIEVIPQHIKTIEGLSDDETELLTRHARYNCLSLVCRTPQGAFPFILQPVRIRRGFIAPPAMKLIYCRSAAEYAACAGRIGRLLLRLGKIAVAVDSNGPIPGLAGIYTERRGRKYFKGPHRPQLADLTDTELVLYGP
- a CDS encoding PAS-domain containing protein produces the protein MTSTCDNEPGARREQSPEALVALSQLALDHMEQGVCVYDADNRIVLVNQRYLSFFNMSADIVRVGTSYREVLTHSATRGNFPEGELDALYSARIAQIAAGKPFRTEQHLASGLVMALELKPLPGGGWMTICDDVSRLARLEAELRVQTERSQHALANMSHGLIMYDTDDRVVVCNERFLNLYNLDPEIVKPGIPHGTVIEHWMSRGNLPGMSADEFHDTRLEDVRTRKAKTLLVMRYDGRMVQAVSRFLPDGGWVTVHEDVTERLQYEETLRQQNFILDAALENMAHGLAFYDSDMRLRVCNTTYRKIYRLSPEETRPGTHLAELIERSMANGAFASEYSPQQLLEAASARIANRDSSPMRRRMSNDTVISVRYCALPEGGFVATYEDITERERAIEELSEQYRRFDAALNNMSQGLCMLDSSLHVIVCNRRYIEMYGLSPDVVKPGVSMREIMEHSCDLGIHQNTTAARLYADYVERLREGEHTLHRHLSDGRIIKLNHKRMEHGGWVVTYEDVTERHKAQARVAHMARHDSLTDLPNRTLFREKMGEGLNQVAIAGGAMAVLCFDLDNFKTVNDRLGHAAGDRLLRWVAARLKENVGEHDTVARLGGDEFAVLQRGPQPQSAERLARHLVEIIGHPPPLESQSIHVGVSVGIAIAPDHGLDADELMKCADLALYQAKAKGRGVFQLFEPEMEEEARSRHALEQDLRGALEASEFHLVFQPQVRLDTTELTGFEALLRWKHPSRGFVSPAEFIPLAEENGLIVPIGEWVLRTACATAASWPDVTVAVNLSPVQFRSRGLVAMVTSALAEAGLPPQRLELEVTETALLDDSEATIEILHQLRALGVRVSLDDFGVGYSSLSYLRKFPFDRIKIDRSFVGTLGESPESIAIVRTIASLGSVLGVETTAEGVETIEQLDFVRECGCTAVQGYYFGKPCPAAEVGRTIETLTAVRRVA